The genomic window GTGACCGGCACGGAACGCGCCTCGGAAACCACCGGCCTGAAGGACGTCGTCGACAACGTCACCCAGTTCGACGGCCCGCCGGTGCTGCTGGGCTTCGGCATCTCGCGCCCGGAGCACGTCTCCGACGCCATCGCGGCGGGTGCGGCCGGCGCTATCTCGGGCTCGGCGATCACGAAGATCATCGACAAGTACACCGAGTATGAGCACCCGAACCCGGGGCGCATCACCGACATGGACGCGCTCAAGCGGGAACTGACCGAATTTGTCAGCGCTATGAAGGCCGCCACCACGAAGTAGCCTTCTCCCACCCCTCGGCCCGGCCCCTCGATTTCTTCGCGGGGCCGGGTCTTTTGTTTCACGTGAAACTCCCCCTCGAAACACGCCCCACGCCTTACCGCCCCGACGGGGGCGGCCCCCGTCGCGGGCATACTGGAGACATGCCCTTCGGAACCTTCTCCACCCCCTCGACAACGGCCGTGAAGGAGTGAAGTTTCACGTGAAACACAGAGACGCGCCAGCACTAGAAATTACCGAACTAGTCAAGACTTTCGGGGACTTCCGTGCCCTCGACGGACTGTCCCTGACTGTGGAGCGGGGGAGCGTCCACGGCTTCCTGGGCCCCAACGGCTCGGGGAAATCCACCGCCATCCGCACCCTTCTGGGACTTCTCCACCCCACGGAAGGCTCCGTGCGCGTCCTCGGCGAGGATCCCGCCCGCACCCCGCAGGTCCTCAGTCGCATCGGCTACGTCCCCGGCGACGTCGCTTTGTGGCCCACGCTCACCGGGGCGGAAGTGCTGCGTGCCCTGGAGTCGCTGCGCGGCCGGCCCAGCAACCGCCGCAAAGAGAAAGAACTCGTCGACGCTTTCCAGCTCGACGTGAGAAAGCGGACGCGGGAATACTCGACGGGCAACCGTCGTAAAGTCAGCCTGATCGCCGCACTGTCCATCGACGCCGACGTGCTCATCCTCGACGAACCCACGGCGGGGCTCGACCCGCTGATGGAGCAGGTCTTCATCGAGCACATCCGCGCCGCCCACGCCGAAGGCACGACCGTGCTCCTGTCCAGCCACATCATGGCGGAGGTGGAAAAACTCTGCGACCACGTCACCGTGATCAAGGACGGCCGCGTCGTCGAAGACGGGACGCTCACGCAGCTGCGACACCTCTCCGCGCACCGCGTCTCGGCACGGATGCCCGACGCCGAGGCCTTCCTCGCCCGCCACCCCTCGGCGAGCCGCGACGGAGAGGCCGTCACGCTGACCGTCGACCGCGCGGACTTGTCGGCCATGTTGCGCGACGTGCTCGACGCCGGGGGAGAAGACGTCCTGAGCCAACCTGCCAGCCTGGAGGAAATCTTCCTGGAGCACTACGAG from Corynebacterium maris DSM 45190 includes these protein-coding regions:
- a CDS encoding ABC transporter ATP-binding protein yields the protein MKHRDAPALEITELVKTFGDFRALDGLSLTVERGSVHGFLGPNGSGKSTAIRTLLGLLHPTEGSVRVLGEDPARTPQVLSRIGYVPGDVALWPTLTGAEVLRALESLRGRPSNRRKEKELVDAFQLDVRKRTREYSTGNRRKVSLIAALSIDADVLILDEPTAGLDPLMEQVFIEHIRAAHAEGTTVLLSSHIMAEVEKLCDHVTVIKDGRVVEDGTLTQLRHLSAHRVSARMPDAEAFLARHPSASRDGEAVTLTVDRADLSAMLRDVLDAGGEDVLSQPASLEEIFLEHYEVAPAEGGHHDR